In a single window of the Oscarella lobularis chromosome 2, ooOscLobu1.1, whole genome shotgun sequence genome:
- the LOC136184140 gene encoding CDP-diacylglycerol--glycerol-3-phosphate 3-phosphatidyltransferase, mitochondrial-like produces MKLAARRLIATNLFTPSRSYPSYRTTMTNCESLLDTITAHGPIYPVDATKIRVLRDPSEFYDELKTNIATAKRRILLASLYLGTGIRERELVDSIARRLEESPTTRVDVLLDCIRGSRASGGGGSGEKATMTENSRTLLEPLLRRRPDRVTVSLYHTPNMLRIVKRLLPNKFKETLGLQHMKALVFDDTLLLTGANLSEDYFTNRQDRYIVVSDAPRLADFCARIVDVVAAHSYRLQKDGTLAMDSEIADPLAFLSKDAYRQSMKDSICDVLESEVAATRGIPKTSDTWICPLVQMGLYDLRHDQMATRALLEGTDPGSSLSLATGYLNLTDEYVDLLMKSKAAYRVLTASPQANGFLGARGAAGHVPYAYIHIAKWFYEQISCSENLDRIYLEEFSRDKWTFHAKGLWYYLPGSALPDMTLIGSSNFGHRSVSRDLEMQFGIVTKNETLRESLAKEHHHLFSYAEVLDSNTFQRDDRRVHWLQALVTRAIWSFL; encoded by the exons ATGAAGTTGGCAGCGCGACGGCTCATTGCAACGAACCTGTTCACCCCTTCGAGATCGTATCCATCCTACCGAACGACCATGACAAACTGCGAATCCCTTCTTGATACAATCACCGCCCACGGCCCCATCTACCCAGTCGACGCAACGAAGATTCGCGTCCTACGAGATCCATCCGAGTTCTACGACGAACTAAAA ACGAACATCGCAACGGCGAAACGTCGCATTCTTCTCGCGTCACTCTACCTCGGCACGGGCATCCGCGAACGCGAACTC GTCGACAGCATAGCGCGTCGCCTCGAGGAATCGCCGACgactcgcgtcgacgttctacTCGATTGCATTCGCGGTTCGCGCgccagcggcggcggcggaagcggcgaaaaggcgacgatgacggagaATTCGCGCACCCTACTCGAGCCACTTCTACGTCGCCGCCCCGACCGCGTGACCGTCTCGCTCTATCACACGCCCAACATGCTTCGCATTGTCAAACGGCTTCTGCCTAATAAATTCAAGGAGACGCTCGGTCTCCAGCACATGAAggcgctcgttttcgacgacacgCTTCTTTTAACGGG cGCCAATTTGAGCGAGGATTATTTTACGAATCGTCAGGATCGATATATCGTTGTTTCCGACGCGCCCCGATTGGCCGATTTTTGCGcgagaatcgtcgacgtcgtcgccgctcacTCGTATCGACTTCAGAAGGACGGAACTCTCGCAATGGATTCTGAAATCGCCGATCCGCTCGCTTTTCTTTCCAAGGACGCATACAGACAGTCGATGAAAGATTCCATATGTGACGTTTTGGAATCGGAAGTGGCGGCGACGCGCGGCATTCCAAAGACGTCCGACACGTGGATATGTCCTCTCGTGCAGATGGGACTCTACGACCTGCGGCACGATCAGATGGCGACGCGCGCTCTCCTCGAGGGAACGGATCCCggttcgtcgttgtcgcttGCAACGGGATATCTGAACCTCACCGATGAATACGTTGATCTTTTGATGAAATCAAAGGCAGCGTATCGAGTGCTCACGGCTTCGCCACAA GCTAATGGGTTTCTTGGAGCTCGTGGCGCAGCTGGGCACGTTCCTTATGCGTATATACATATTGCAAAGTGGTTTTATGAACAGATTAGTTGTAGCGAAAATTTAGACAGAATATATTTGGAAGAGTTTAGTCGTGACAAGTGGACATTCCACGCTAAAG GCCTTTGGTACTATTTACCAGGTTCTGCACTGCCTGATATGACGCTAATAGGGTCCTCCAATTTTG GTCATCGGTCCGTCAGTCGAGATCTTGAGATGCAATTTGGAATTGTTACGAAAAACGAGACGCTTCGTGAAAGCCTTGCTAAG GAACACCATCATTTGTTTTCATACGCTGAAGTACTTGATTCTAATACCTTTCAAAGAGATGATAGACGTGTGCACTGGCTTCAGGCTCTAGTAACGAGAGCTATATGGAGTTTTTTATAA
- the LOC136184074 gene encoding nudC domain-containing protein 3-like: MDPKDEAKFDQAFLSVLAEINQIEPFFDHIFNFLYRRSDFYRIMRHDRDYMGFRPGQAEEMVTKYFRKYQRWARDADELRSQQGIHEELPAEKDFRSPSEVAAAMKKATDAAVTAAAAAEAPKARFTQLSPEQTAAVAKQVAASRSVPVQVEAYNGGVTENYIWSQTLSDIDIKVPLPKGTKARDLDVEIGLQRLRVALKKPPPKPTTEEGREWPQVLMDGPLFYRVKANESMWSVDGSTVQINLEKSEERMWKCIIEGDKEIDLTKVDTSRHIHDFDQETQSAFERVMYDHRQKLQGKPTIEQQKAYDVLKVAWDAEGSPFKGTPFDPTRVNVHTSSSSGYVPTVYDKS, translated from the exons atggatcCGAAAGACGAAGCAAAGTTCGACCAAGCGTTTCTCTCCGTCCTGGCGGAGATAAATCAGATCGAACCGTTTTTTGACCACATATTCAACTTCCTGTATCGACGATCGGACTTCTATCGAATCATGCGTCACGATCGCGACTACATGGGCTTTCGTCCGGGTCAAGCCGAAGAGATGGTGACCAAA TATTTCCGTAAGTACCAGCGATGGGCTCGCGACGCAGACGAGCTGCGTTCCCAGCAGGGCATTCACGAAGAATTACCAGCGGAAAAAGACTTCAGATCGCCTTCcgaagtcgccgccgccatgaAAAAAGCgaccgacgccgccgtcaccgccgccgccgccgccgaagcgcCCAAAGCAAGATTCACTCAACTATCGCCGGAACAGACAGCGGCCGTCGCGAAACAGGTGGCCGCGTCGAGGTCCGTCCCGGTGCAAGTCGAAGCCTATAACGGCGGCGTGACGGAAAACTACATCTGGTCTCAAACGCTTTCGGATATCGACATCAAAGTGCCGCTGCCCAAGGGAACGAAAGCGCGCGATTTGGACGTGGAGATCGGTTTGCAGCGGCTCCGCGTGGCGCTCAAgaagccgccgccgaagccgaCGACCGAAGAGGGACGCGAGTGGCCGCAGGTGCTGATGGACGGGCCGCTTTTCTATAGGGTAAAGGCGAACGAGTCGATGTGGAGCGTGGACGGGAGCACGGTCCAGATCAACTTGGAGAAGAGCGAGGAGCGCATGTGGAAGTGCATCATCGAGGGCGACAAGGAAATCGATCTGACCAAGGTCGACACGTCGCGGCACATACACGATTTCGATCAGGAGACGCAGTCCGCCTTTGAACGCGTCATGTACGATCATCGACAGAAATTGCAAGGAAAGCCAACCATTGAACAGCAG AAAGCGTACGATGTTCTGAAAGTTGCCTGGGACGCCGAAGGGTCTCCTTTCAAGGGAACGCCGTTTGACCCTACAAGAGTTAACGTTcacacgtcgtcgtcgtccggctACGTGCCAACTGTTTACGATAAAAGCTAA
- the LOC136184139 gene encoding protein FAM227A-like — protein sequence MHDPSPLWAYDEELEKESRRAALRDAIERKRAAHRPHEVGSIESLNAKISNLEKELKCHSVLLVVDSYSKIRGMSGMSVNDKDEREMSHFASVFSTKMAMESAKVEKPSTANKRAPDQKSSSEPVLVELAVFPGYSDEGPTPLPGVLQARKQLQLVIQAQTDLHKKPSFKAEWERLFLCEFSVSIFIDCFWWYFLQRFQPNQSVQDKLFHRTAFNYVAFLRLPIEPKFKEPFLTRYADSIAQAIYHTFCVAYPTSYKRFGEDFRNGLCSFVSLWMTGIQPVPRTWLKWNFDLLEPVNMFKLIADQEKSKETNLVKARGQDLAQFLGLKEESTVSASTSHVMDDQSQPPESTSTATKDKMDASAISVEVGTASKVQKPSAQRSRIQQKKKTKESCPAGRGPDFDRFLFNLNGHSPLVSYYGKVIRMAPDTEVVQLVQRTQITKLPPLNAPTYKDVLHESFQNVRDTKAGCQSLWKSIAQDRHKIHVRHAVESVRDRKRAAKLLAQQKEVKRLSNLLTVELLQPPSETKKPIGAAEEIARVLAKQDVD from the exons ATGCACGATCCAAGTCCTCTTTGGGCCTACGACGAAGAACTAGAGAAGGAAAGTCGTCGAGCGGCTCTTCGCGATGCAATCGAGCGAAAGCGAGCCGCTCATCGAC CACACGAAGTCGGCTCGATCGAATCGCTGAACGCAAAAATTAGCAATTTAGAGAAGGAACTGAAATGCCACAGCGTCCTGCTGGTCGTCGACTCTTACTCGAAAATAAGAGGAATGTCAGGAATGTCAGTAAACG ACAAAGACGAGAGAGAAATGAGTCATTTTGCCAGCGTTTTTTCAACAAAAATGG CAATGGAGTCAGCAAAGGTGGAAAAACCGTCAACAGCAAAC AAACGTGCACCAGATCAAAAGAGCTCTTCTGAGCCCGTGCTAGTCGAG CTGGCTGTCTTTCCCGGGTACAGCGACGAGGGCCCTACCCCTTTGCCTGGAGTCCTTCAGGCACGCAAGCAGCTCCAACTCGTGATTCAAGCCCAGACCGATTTGCATAAAAAA CCTTCTTTCAAGGCAGAGTGGGAGAGGTTGTTTCTCTGCGAGTTTTCAGTGtcaatttttattgattgtttCTGGTGGTACTTTCTCCAAAGATTCCAG CCTAACCAGTCAGTACAAGACAAGCTATTCCACCGAACCGCCTTCAACTACGTTGCATTTCTGAGACTTCCAATAGAACCCAAATTCAAAGAACCATTTCTTACG CGATATGCTGACAGCATCGCCCAGGCCATTTATCACACGTTCTGCGTCGCGTATCCGACGTCCTACAAGCGATTCGGAGAAGACTTTAGAAATGGCTTGTGCAGCTTTGTCTCCCTGTGGATGACAG GGATTCAGCCTGTTCCGAGAACGTGGCTCAAGTGGAATTTTGATTTACTCGAACCGGTCAACATGTTCAAACTGATTGCTGATCAAgagaagagcaaagaaacgaaccTGGTCAAAGCAAGAG GCCAAGATTTGGCTCAGTTTCTCGGCTTAAAAGAGGAGTCGACGGTCTCTGCGTCCACATCGCATGTGATGGACGATCAATCGCAGCCACCAGAGTCTACGTCAACAGCCACGAAGGATAAGATGGACGCATCGGCTATCAGTGTTGAAGTCGGCACTGCCAGTAAGGTTCAAAAGCCTTCGGCTCAGAGGAGCAGGAttcagcagaagaagaagacaaaggaG TCTTGTCCTGCTGGCCGAGGGCCAGATTTTGATCGTTTCCTGTTTAATTTGAATGGGCACAGTCCGTTGGTTTCGTACTACGGAAAAGTCATCAGAATGGCGCCGGACACGGAAGTGGTCCAGCTGGTGCAGCGAACGCAGATCACAAAGCTACCGCC GCTAAACGCTCCTACATACAAGGACGTCTTGCACGAGTCATTCCAGAATGTTCGAGACACCAAAGCTGGTTGTCAGAG CCTATGGAAGTCGATTGCTCAAGACAGACACAAAATACACGTGCGACACGCCGTCGAATCGGTGCGAGACAGAAAACGAGCGGCCAAGCTTCTCGCCCAACAGAAGGAAGTCAAACGACTGAGCAATCTGCTCACAGTCGAACTGCTA CAACCTCCGTCTGAGACGAAAAAGCCGATTGGTGCCGCGGAGGAAATAGCGCGAGTTCTTGCCAAGCAGGACGTGGACTAA
- the LOC136184141 gene encoding acyl carrier protein, mitochondrial-like, whose product MSTHLLLRFARRSVASTRFFRPLSTFGGLVSRSVVARPQFVVPFHLKAPFRRFGEAPNPLTLADVETSTLNVIKLFDKCDPAKVTLDSHFLNDLSLDSLDVVEIVMALEDEFGIDISDADAEKVFTPKDAAALIAKLKGI is encoded by the exons ATGTCGACTCATTTGTTGCTGCGCTTTGCCCGTCGTTCTGTCGCCTCTACGCGTTTTTTCCGACCGCTCTCAACTTTCGGCGGCTTAGTTTCGCGTTCAGTGGTCGCTCGACctcaattcgtcgttccTTTTCACCTGAAGGCGCCATTCCGCCGTTTTGGCGAAGCGCCAAATCCTCTCacgctcgccgacgtcgaaacgagcaCTCTCAACGTCATCAAGCTGTTCGACAAGTGCGATCCGGCCAAG GTCACCTTGGATTCTCACTTTCTCAACGATCTGAGTCTCGATAGTCTGGACGTCGTTGAAATTGTGATGGCCCTGGAAGACGAATTCG GTATTGATATTTCGGATGCTGACGCCGAGAAGGTCTTCACGCCTAAAGACGCTGCAGCGCTCATTGCCAAGCTCAAAGGCATATAG
- the LOC136184120 gene encoding disks large-associated protein 5-like has translation MDRNRQRAYKARGLSAEDRRFRKHEEEHDRRRTKRHDALNARRNRVPKTPPKRHIATRSTTQDEEKKEKSMRERLAEFKKRKELKKRQEAMEKAKKKPFVLVSKTNTIPERLEPVKKIGFTSATVDSRRQAISLRNKPAMPAPVSVWKVAPKSSSQSTRSKKATAPVTRKEQKQIKTTPTETKKLTTPKSKTGSSFEFGKGFSPFVFAFTAPPLPSAASPVKELETVTETETETETETEEESPTTKLAGVNHFRQIVRKKADQISVACATWSNYLETDIPEQGCEMIRAAVGKAQLLLRKKFPFFEKLCDDAENVDIDKEVTLDDLQGYWDMIEGQIEDIDKQFAKIQKTQLNGWEREMTPVRQKKVKKTRKKTPCPIRRSTRLHSRLLSAKKKMLAMKEEASSGGVVIFAQKAHTDDSAAAAVAPMPVENDLKTPPPPTLSSDDDDEGQTPPPLKWPSSAKSKSKRRSQRQLIIRQKLLEKTPLSLKFERARLSLQSSTSKKRLSRSQKKKGSTAKQRVLFDEDEQTMDATSPIEEDQPAVLPQSYLMPTSSGTGGNIEPDSLEEEEEEENGIGSLVNVMEEFKFCSDNRRRTRRSNLMCFTPRRQLRRTTKAHSEFKSSDSS, from the exons atggatCGCAACCGTCAGCGAGCGTACAAAGCGCGAGGACTTTCTGCCGAGGACCGCCGCTTTCGAAAACACGAAGAGGAAcacgatcggcgtcgaactAAGCGTCACGACGCTCTGAACGCGCGACGAAACCGCGTTCCGAAGACCCCGCCGAAACGGCACATCGCAACGA GATCGACGACCCAggacgaggagaagaaggaaaaatcgaTGCGCGAACGGCTGGCGGAATTCAAGAAGCGAAAAGAGCTGAAGAAACGACAGGAGGCGatggaaaaagcgaagaaaaagccgttcgtcctcgtctcgaagacgaatACGATTCCAGAAAGACTGGAACCCGTCAAGAAAATCGG attcacCTCAGCGACGGTGGACAGCAGAAGACAGGCGATAAGCCTCAGAAACAA acCTGCTATGCCGGCTCCTGTTTCCGTCTGGAAAGTCGcgccgaaatcgtcgagcCAGTCGACTAGAAGCAAGAAGGCGACGGCTCCAGTCACTCGAAAAGAGCAGAAACAAATTAAAACTACACCTACTGAAACAAAG AAGTTGACGACGCCAAAAAGTAAAACTGGGTCGTCGTTTGAATTCGGAAAAGGATTTTCGCCTTTTGTGTTCGCATTCACGGCACCTCCTCTCCCTTCCGCCGCTTCACCCGTGAAAGAACTGGAAACGGTGACAGAGACGGAGACAGAGacggaaacggaaacggAAGAGGAATCTCCTACTACTAAACTTGCTGGCGTGAACCATTTCCGACAAATCGTTCGCAAAAAGGCGGATCAAATTAGCGTTGCTTGCGCGACGTGGTCAAACTACTTAGAGACGGATATCCCAGAGCaag GCTGCGAAATGATTCGGGCTGCTGTCGGAAAAGCGCAGCTTCTGCTTCGAAAGAAGTTCCCGTTTTTCGAAAAACTCTGTGATGACGCAGAG AATGTTGACATTGATAAGGAAGTGACTCTCGACGATCTCCAGGGCTATTGGGACATGATCGAGGGCCAAATTGAAGACATCGACAAGCAGTTTGCAAAGATCCAGAAGACGCAGCTCAACGGCTGGGAGAGGGAGATGACTCCTGTTCGTCAAAAGAAAGTCAAGAAGACAAGGAAG AAAACACCGTGTCCAATCAGGCGAAGCACAAGACTTCATTCACGATTGCTATCGGCTAAGAAGAAGATGTTAGCCATGAAAGAAGAGGCTTCCTCTGGTGGTGTTGTC ATTTTTGCTCAGAAAGCTCATACAGATGattctgcagcagcagcagtggCGCCAATGCCAGttgaaaacgatttgaagaCTCCACCACCACCTACA TTGAgcagcgatgacgacgacgagggccAAACTCCTCCGCCACTGAAGTGGCCGTCTAGCGCAAAATCCAAGAGTAAGAGACGAAGTCAGAGGCAACTAATTATCAGG CAAAAACTGCTTGAAAAGACTCCCTTGTCATTGAAATTTGAG CGTGCAAGGCTGTCCCTCCAATCGTCAACT TCAAAGAAGAGACTTTCCCGCagtcagaagaagaagggcTCGACAGCTAAGCAGCGCGTTTTATTTGATGAAGATGAGCAGACGATGGATGCA ACTTCGCCGATAGAGGAAGATCAGCCAGCTGTTCTACCGCAATCCTACTTGATGCCGACGTCTAGCGGCACTGGAGGAAATATTGAGCCCGACTCTctggaggaagaggaggaagaggagaacgGGATTGGTTCACTTGTGAACGTCATGGAAGAATTCAAGTTCTGCTCGgataatcgtcgtcgcaccaGGCGATCAAATCTGATGTGCTTTACACCTCGTCGCCAGTTGAGGCGAACGACGAAGGCCCATTCTGA GTTCAAGTCTTCTGATTCCTCATAA